CCAAATTGGCGAGAATTGGGAAGGAATTAGAGGgaaatgtagagagagagagaacaaagagagagagagagaaagggaaggattgagagacagagagagaatttgaagcGGGAAAGTAGAAGTGTCTCAAACGTATTCTTCAATGCCCTTGAATTGGCTAGATTAGTTGTTATATACTAATCCTAGCCACCGAGAATGGCACCAAAAGGCTGCCAACTCAAATGGGTACAACTGCCCAAGCTACTATCTAAGTACAATCAATCACAGCCATAACTACTAATACAAAGTATAACCCCCCATAACTGTAGGTACATGACAACTTTAAGTTAAGAATGCATTCTTAGATAGTCTACAGGGAGCAACATCTAGGGTTCATTACTTGGGCAAAGTCAGGAACACTATGTTGATATtatttctacaatttttatttCACACTAAGGATGTCAGACCCTTTGATGTATTTCTTAGGCACTAAGATTACTAGATTCCCAACTTGGAACTCCTCTTTTTTGACACAAGTATGTGTTGGTTTATCATCTAAGGCTAAGACGGAGAAGTTAAGAGACATGCCCATTGATATTCCTATATATCTAAATAATGAACTTGCAATAAACAAAAGTGATCAATTAAGAGAAGTTAGTATTAAAGACTATTAGGAATGTGAACTATTTGATTATTTGGACCACATATAGCTTAGTTTATAGATTTATTGTGAACAAACAATTGGGATGTGGCAATCACATTTTGAGACGTCTTAATGATGCGTCTGTGAACTATCGTATCAGGGCCATGGTCTTTACAGATTCAGGGATACATAAGAGGCAGATTCTCCACCTAACAAAAGATCTCCAACAAGGTATTTGTCACGAACCTAGCGGTATAAGAGACAATTGGGCTATAACTACTATAACTAAGAGGGGGGTGAGTTGTTGTATACCGTTAGGGAGTTATAAGGGTTAGCTGAATGTTGTTAGGGAGTGGGAGTTACAAAACAGTTAGAAGAGTTCCTTTAAGAAGGTGGGTGTAATAGTAGTAGGCAGCCTTTGGAATAAGAGAACTCTATATTTTCCCTCTtgaattctttctctctctctgttgtaTCTCTTTGTTCTATCTCTCTCCCATCTCCTTCTTTCTCAATCTATCAATTCTTTTCCTAAATTTCGTTCTTTTCTAGGTAATTCTCCAGGAATTACCTAATTGATCGACCCTCTATCTGAGATCATGTCAGTATTATATCTCTGTTACAGGTAATTTAAGTTAGAAGCAGAGAGTTGCAGCCCAACTTAGCATCTAAGTGAGAGATATGACACTTGACGTGTGAATTCTTATGGTTGAACACATTTTGAGGACCTTTGAGTGCATCCCATACAACAAGAATTTTTATGGTTGAACACATTTTGAGGAGCTTTGAGTGCATCATATACAATCTATGGAGTTAATATATGAGTATCAAACAGTGGTCACATGACTTCCAACCTCATGCTCCATGAAAGGACCAAATGTATCTTGATTGATTGCAACTTCATTCAGGAAAATGTGATGTAGGATATCATCATGACTACTCATGAGAAACCATAAGATCAAGCTATAGATTTATTTACTAAAGCTTTAAGGGAAGCTATACACTAAGATTTATTTGCAACAAGCATGgaacatatgatatatatgctctaCAATGAGGGGGAACGTTAATAGGTATGACAATAAAAAttgtacatattttatattcttttttataaGTAGAAAAGAAGGCAGCCCTAGTTGGCTTATTCAGAGTCTTACCAGCTCCAGTTGCTTCCAGTACCATATTCCATGAGAGGACCACACATCTTGATTAATTATAACAGAATTCAGGAAAATGTCATATAAGACGCCATCAAGATTCAAGACTACTCATATGAAGCAAAAAAATCAGCTTACACAGTTATTTATTAAGGGCCCATTTGATTTTGTTGgggttttttgttttcaaaattttgacccaaaaaaaacaaaaaaataccaTTTGGTAGGGTGCTTTGTTTCTGAAAGAACTGaacacattttcattttttagcaAAAAGCTAACTTACCAATTTGATGTGATCGTTTGTGTTGAAAACAGAAGTCACGTTTTCATCTCCAAAATTCAGTCTTCTTTGATGTTAAGTGTCTAAGTCATggctgtaacgccccacttttcccgagcattaaataacttaggaattttagggtatttttttttttttaatataaactcaatataaatcattcccCGACAATCCTATTCTACTttctcagcataccaaaataGAAATCGATAAGcgaagacaggtaatcatcataaatgcggaagcaataatcgaaaacctgatatggtacatcactgaattcactttaatcatagcataagaatccgtaccattatattttcaaatacctaaatacatggagactcatcatcaagagatagCAACTAAATATCTCAAGTATACATTGAGCCATACTTACATTTAACAAGACTAATCCTCAATGGAACATAGCTAAAAACATATCTGAATCTTCCTGAAGAAGCAAATACTGGGATCATCTTGCCAAGTCCATCAGACACGTCACCACGTGTTGTCATCTCTCAATCACTTCCTTGCCTAAGATGCAAGTcttatctggaacgtttgaatgttctagggacataacccaattagaaaatgaatcttctagtgaagGTCtagaaacatgatatatgaatgcatgatgcaatcaCATTTACAATCATATatcttagtgtaacttccctagcccGCCATCCCGACACGAATCCCTAGGCAAAATCCCGACctgctttcaagataatcctatcgttgttccatcaattgcccttggggaattatggctacactatcaaCGCGACATCCCATCCCgacacaagtatcaatatgtaaataatatcaTGCCGAATGAAATATCATAACCATCGATGCAACAATATATGTACAGATATGACAAGATatgcataaaatacatataacttagccactttcatgactatcatgctcaacatagataaaatataacatgtatAAGCTTTTGAAAAAAACCACTTATCTTTTGCACGAAGTTCGAAAcacctcgaaaaacgtgcatcacctcgatttgcatggccgacctcgatttttgtgccaagCCTAAAAAATCGCACAAATCACTTCACCTCAATCCTCAAAGCACCCTATCCATCATTTTATTctaataaacattaaaacctatttttccataatttctttgcatttttctcttattttcctctctaatattccaaataaatacttccttaactattttttcaaacctttttccacaacaattcataatattctaagaaCTTTAAGAGAATTTTAGAACTTACCCCGATGCTTTGCTTGCACGCATAACGAGGCTAGTTGTTGCAAAAACCAAGAAATTAGAAAGGAAAacaccaaaactttttgcacaactCTCGAGACcatatttttatagaatttctaggatttttttttcgatttttcCGTCCAGGGACACGCCCTCATGCGCTGGCGCGTGGTATGCGCGTGATGACCAGCACATGCAGCCCACACGTCGGTCATTTTCTCCAGCACCGGCAATTTTAGATTCCTCCACCAGCTTGCTCTCCTCCTCAAGTCGATCCAAATGGCATGACTTGAGTCTCGAAAGAACCACCAAAAGGCCCTCAACTAGCCGGCCAAAGCCTCGACCCCGACGTCCCCCTCCTTCTTCGACCAAGCTTCGAAACCCCATCAAATGGctaccaaaatgcttcaaaatctccagaaacaTTCCTCTCGActtgggaaacaaaagccctttaCTTTCATGCCTCAATTCGGTCTATAACGGGAGCAATTTGGAGCTCCAACTTTGCCAAACcctctctatttatagccaaaattgaGCCATAAAATGACCAATCTTGCTTCATCCAAGGCCACTAATACCTTCTCATGCCCTAGATCAGTCCAAAACCCACCGAAAATGGCCCTCCAAAGCTCGATTATAGTGGCCCACTTTCGGCCGAATTTCTGGCCATTTCGATCCCTTTTTGTCAGCCATGGATCGCTCTAGGCCAAGCCTAGAGGTCCCCTAGCCTTTTTCCTAGAGTTTCCCGTGGGCGAAAGTAGTGATGGAATGAGTGGCCAGAAGCTTGGTCGGCCATAGCTGTCCAAACTtttctgaaattgaactttcacctctcaacttttgaaatgcattttttaccCTTTTCCACAAGGCCCCTGAGTTTTCCAAAACTTCCATTGAGACCCTCACGTTCTAAACTTCTTGTTTGACCCCTGAAGTTTCGGAAATAATGTCGTTTCGACCTCTctcaagaatttttaaaaattacactttggcccggaATTACGCTTTGATTGCGAAACccccttgtttcatcccgaGGCCACTTAAGGGTTATTCCTTATGTAATATTTGACTTCTTTAAAGAATcatttgcttcatttttcagcctaaatcgtagttgcattttagttgtaccgaaactCGCTTctaatctgatttctttcagtgccataaatcatatctcgagatgctcgttaataacatatcattttcatttgacatctcggctccagggcactccctacagtcaatTCAGTCACTCAAAATTGTATCGAGAATTACATTATAGCCTTAATCttctgaaaattttatttttaccccaagataaattactcttgagccctttgcaaattctcaggtattacaatGGCCAAAGcatgaaattttcatttttcattcttctctCTGGTTGCTCCCTTTTTTACTTAGCTACACCACCTCTATTGTAGCCAAAGAGGGTATACATATATCttttctctgtctctctctctctcaaaacaaAGGCAACAAAGGTTTTGTCTCtcttcctcccccccccccccccccccccttggcTAGACCAGACCcaaatttggggaagaagaagaatggccTATAGGTCTAGACTCATCGACCGAACCTAGACATATGTTATGGTTTGCCAACTAAAAAGGAAGAAGGTTTGCCAGCtaaagaggaaggagaaggaggaggaggagaagcaacataagaagaagattttctttatataaactgaatattttttaggtcaaaattttttaggttaatattattttctttctataaactgaattattatatatatttaatcactatattaaataaacaagttttttttcaaatgatttgtaaaatttttgtttttagattttttttaaaaatagaccgttttcatttttttttttttttttgacaaaaaatgaatatatgaaAACTGATAGCAAATTCAAACAGGTATTAGAGTTTTGTGGGGAGCTAGGTTAAGTTTTATTCATAACAAGCTTGGAACATAAATTATATGCCCCACCATGACGGGGAGTGCTAATATGTGTTTATGTATTTACTCAGGGGTATACTTTAGTTTTAGAACTGTAGATATTTTACAGCATAAATACAAACTAAAGTAGCCTTGGTTTTTCCAAAGTTTTACCATTTTGTTCATCTTGACATTGGTAAACAAGAATAATATGAGTCAAAGTGATTAAGATATACAGTCCTACTTGGTTATTCTATAGGCTCGACAGCAATGAAAGCATTTATATGCATCAGAATGCCTATTCTTTTTTGTGCTATAAGAAAACATTCTCCAACATATATCAACTTAATTTATCATGTAAACATTGAAGGATCTAACAAGCTAATTCTCAAGCTAACTTGGGTCATGGctggaggtctagaattcatgtagatGACCTtgcctagtgggattaaggtcaCATCAAAAAGTTTAGGTTTCATTTGGTTAGGGTTTCAAAACTTGTTTCTTAGTTCCAAGaccaaattaattcaaaataacacATTTAGTGAACTGGTTCAAAcaattgttttagaaaattcaTTGCAGAACACTCCAGCAGGAagcaataaaagaatattttcaCCAGtcctaaaaattattataataaacaacaataacaacaacatatcaagccttaatcccactagacaaatagaaaattattatcaTATGAGAATGATGTTTTCCAAAGCTTCCATATTTCTCAGTtccagaaacaaaaacaaaaaacgaaCAAAGACATAgaaatcacaatcaaataagACCTTAATTTATACTGAGTCTAATCCAAATTGACTTGCACTGTGTGACAGTATAAAGAACATTTCCCTTTTTAAATGCATGATTAAATTTGCTAATCCAAAAAGGTAGGAATAACTTTTGGTCTCTAAAAGAGAAATTGGCATATAATACTAGAGTACATGCAAAAAATAGTGAAACACAAATGAAACCTTGAGATGGTTGATCATCATCCATGCATCATAAGCACAACCACATCATCCATGCATCATAAGCACAACCACTATAGAATGCAAAATAGAGCTTCAAATCCAAGAATCACAAGTACTGACCTTTGTGGATCGAAATCCATGGCACAAGATCACAATTTCCTTAGATCCAGTCTCATGTAATGTTCCAACAAGTTTTTCTCCATGTTTATTTGGTATTACAACTCTCTGTTGCTGCATTACTGAAACATGGCAATTCATTGCACTAGAAAATACAGTCCTTGAGAGGAAAGCAATTAGTAGGTGATTATCTCACTTTTCATATTAAGGGTGGGTTATAAGCAACCAGCTCTGAACTCTctccataaaaataaatgagtGAAGTTTCATCTTTTCTAAACCATAAAATACACACAGTTGATGTTTTTTAGATACCATGACTACTATTTGTATGATACTTTTCATGAGAATGTTGAAGCCACCATAAATGTTGGTTTTTGGGTCTCTACTTCCGAGATACACCATAACTTCTCAGAGAAATTAATGGTGTAGTGATCTAGCACTACATGTTCTTAGagttcagaaaaaaaaaaatctacaataAACATCAGAGAAAATTTAGTTGGCACCTTAGTAgcacataaaatcaaatcatacaCCGGGGAGTAGCAGAATTGTAGTAGGACAGTGAGAAGAGAGCCCAATGCAAGTTTCAATGTTTCAAATGTCCTTCACGGTCAAGAAGTTTGAAAAGGATGATTTAGAAAAGCAAAATCAACTCTATGAAGCAATCCAAAGATGCATCAATGACAAATCTTTACGTTTAAGAAAGAATCAAACCACAAAACGAACCAACTATAAAACAATGTCTTCAGTTTCCAGGCAACAGACATTGAACCCCCATAACCCTATCCACCAAATCCCTATATATCAATACAACACAGAGCATCAAAACTCAAATCACTTTCTAATAATTTAGTCCACgattatcaaaataaacaaataaacaatCAAGGTTTGACAAAATCTGCTCTTTTAAGTGAGAAACAACAATCTAACACCTAATCACGTATTGCTAAACAGAAGTAGAGATCATTTTCGATCAATTGACCTGGCGTGTCTAAAAACTTCAGATTATCATCTCCGATCAATTGACCTAGGGTCATAAAGCAGGTTTCCAGTACATGAATATTGAGTTAAAAATTTTTGATACCTGGGTTTTGTGCAAGGTGGGCGGAACTGGGCTGAGCCATGTTAAGGGTTCTGTGGATGCTGCGTCTGCGCGAGGGAATGAAGCGTACCTGGTGAAAAGGAAGAGCAAGTGACGAAGGATCTAGGGAATTTGGAAAGGATAAAGAGAGAATAGAATTGACGTTGCAGGAAAGAACAGTCATTTTTGCGGGAGAGTTGAGTTTAATAGAGACCTGTCTgcttcttgctctctctctctctctctcactctctcctgCTAACGCCTCACTGGGACCAGACGACAAAATCAATATTTGAAGAATGTAATCTGTATATTTAGCAAGTTTTTACCCTCAAATACACATTTTGACGATCTTAGAGCCCCTTTTGGTCTCTGGGGTTCATATACATCTAAAATTTAGTAATATACTGCTGAAGTATAATCATTGTAGATATTTATGTTACTACACAATCCTATGTATATTGGGtacaataaattttgattttcattatctataaataaaatcatcCCAAAATTGTTATGTTGGTCTAAGTGTAAGGTATATGGTTACCTAATGTACCGAAAGGTTCTCCGCAGCCAAATGATTGCTTATTGTACTAAGAGCACCTTCAGGAGTGTTATGTTGGTCTAAGTGTAGGGTATATGATTACCTAATGTACCGAAAGGTTCTTCGCAGCCAAATGATTGCCTAATGTACTAAGAGCACCTTCAGGAGTGTTATTTTAGAGTACTGAATTATCTATTTACAACTTTGAATAATATTATAGtacttctaaaaaaataaacttgctCTAATGACAAGTGTCAAAATAGAggtatcattaatattttaatattttttattaaattttaaattcaaataatcaatattttataataaaaattaaaatagatcGATTACAATTAGAATTTgcatcttttcctttttctctctccaaaaattataaaaatgacacTCTAAGATGGTTATTGTCATTTTACAACCCCATATCATACCCCATTAGAGTGATTGATTTTTAATCCGGGGTGccattttgacaattttgaaaatagcaCCCTAGATCCCACCCCATTAGAGTGATTGATTTGTAATATGGGATGCCATTTTGACGGTTTTGAAAATGACACCCTAAATGCCACTCCTTATTGAAAATGCTCTAAAGAGTCCACGTCTAGTGATGCcaagtaaaaaatatttgtcaggATGTCTACAAACAAAAATACTTAATAAACATATTTGAGATATTATCGCTTTTTATGTATTAAGATATTAATCATATAATACAATTTCTAACtactttaatatttaaaacataaaaccaAATAACCAATTTCACTTTAAAAAAACCTACTTactactgatttttttttttttttattggggTCCCTCTCCTCATTCTAATCCGtttttcctcattttcaaaTCCTATCAACCATTTTCTAACCAGGCAGCAAGATACGAGTTACCACTAATTGCAAATCAAATGGGCAATAAAGAGCTCATTAGCTTTGGATACGGTATCGCATTATCCAACTCCAACTGAATTGCTCCAATACCTAGTTTCAATTTTGTCAGGTTGAAATACTTGTGGAACAACAATTAAGTCAACACACTTGTGTAGCTCTACTCTGCAATTGCGAGTCCTGTACCACTGTTGCAAAATTGTAAATTCTGCAACTCATGGGTTTGGAACACCGACAAATTGTGATGCAGCCGCGCCTAAGAGGCCCAATAGAATTTCTCCTTGCGGCGTTGTGACTTGCAATCTGACCATCGCAAAACAATATCCTTTTGCCACAGAAAATCCGTTGAAATATAACTAGTAGAAGCGATATTGTACAAAACCTTCCTCCCAAACATTGCTCAAAAAGGAAAACAGTATATAAAAAACCCATTGTTTAAGCATTGGCCAAACTGAAAAGGAAAACTACAAACAGTACAAAAGGAAAACAGTACATAAAAAACCCATTGTTTAAGCATTGGCCAAACTGAAAAGGAAAACTATAAACAGTACTCACTCTTGGATGCAATGCAACACAGAATGGAAATCTTTCCCCATCTGGTCCTCTTTCTCCTCCTACAAGGCGTTCATCAAACCAAACGATGCCTTTTGGGAATCTTAAGAGTTCCATCATTTTTTGGGAACACGCGTTTACCGTTGGCCTTTCCTACCTTTTTGGAGGCCGAGGATGAGGGAGAAAATATGTTGCCAGGCCGGTCAATTTCCTCGTTATCCTCATGAAATGCCTGTGCAAGAACGCCTTGGAGTTCCATGTAACGCTGCTTCTTCCGTTCCCTTTCCTCTGGAGTTTCATTCTTTAGAGAAGCTAGCTCCGACAAGTCATCCGCATCCATGATCTCATTCAGTACTTCGGAACAACGCGGGAAGAATTGCTTACCCAGTTGCACTGGCCATATAAAACACGTGAAGTCTTAAGGTTTTTATTCCCATATGTACAACACTATCAGATAATCACTGTTTGATCTTTTCTAGTGTGGGGATCGCATACACAAATAACGAGCACTATATCATGAttgtatattttgtttaatatcaaGAGCAAATCATTGTGTGGTGATAACATTACGGTAAACAATAAACTTGTCACTGGGCAGTGAGAATTCTACACAGTTTTGAGAAAGAAGTGGCAAGAGAAAAAGTTTCATAATTACTCCAGATTCCTTCCTAAATGACAAAcatgtatttttgtttatgcATATGCCCTGTATCAATATGTTAAAAATCCATATCTCTATGAAGTTCATAATCTTCAAGGAACAACATACACCAAGGCTAACTAAGAATAGTTTGAATCTCAAAGTATTAGTATTTGTTATAACGATGCCATAAAGTTGAACAAATAACACAACTTTGAACATGTAACATTCCCCACTTGGATGCTATTTTGCTCTCTGATAATATTTGGTGTCTATTCATAAAATGGCAAcaatttctttatatatttaaacttaCAACAGCAATTATATATCCTGGTTAGAATGAGCCTTTAATGAAAAATAGAGCAAAATATCATTACCGGTTTTAGAGAGTGCCTGTAGCCTATTCAGATGCTCCTCTTTGATCTTGAAAGGTGCCTCAGTCAAGTCCACTGTTGTCCTCTGGGTCCCAGTTATACCATTCTTAGCGTTCATGCTGGCTAATGGAAACTCAGAAGTGCCATCCACACGAGCGATCTCCATTGCCACTTTTGCTTCCAATGGGAAGAGAAGTCTTGCTATTCCAACTGATggtcaattaataaataaatcaacaaCTGCTCCAACAATACACAGAACAAATACTCTTTAAGTGGACCAAGAAGAATACTGTCATTAACTCCAAGACACCATCATTAACTCCAAGACCCTGAAACCAACCTATCCTTCTGTCCTTTGAACTAAGCAATTTATCTGTAGACAACACGATGTATTCCTATGAGTATGATGAGTCATTACCAAATTCTATTAGTTTCCAAATTATTTTCCAAACCATTTCATATTAAGATAAAAGGAAATGGCCCAAAATCTCTACATTGAAGTTAATATCATCACTAGACACAAAAAATTGTGAAAGTGGTGCCAGAAAGACTAATCTGGTGATTCATAATGTAAAACTTACCATATATAATATAGATGAATGGACCAAAACAGATTCCAGAATGAAGTTAAACATCTATATGGTCTTAGAACAAAATATATCCTTCGATGAATCCCTGAGAAATTGTTCTAAACGGGAGGGCACTTAAAGTTGGAATCCTAATTGACCAAAACAAGAATTAAGAGGGTTCTAGGGTTCAGACTTAAATGCAACTGTAGTTCCAACTCAAGAGGTTGCACCAAAAACTTCTGCTTAATAAGAAAGCACAGCAGCACACTGCAAGCAAAACTTATCAAAAATAACATGGCAATCTGACCCCTATTTTATTTCTAGAAACAATTTATTCTACTGGAAATTTCTATTATAATCCTGTGCCACATGACAATGTTGGAAATTGAGGATGAACTGTTAAGTGTAATTCAGATGCCCAAATGTTTGATTAATAAGACCATAACAGCACTCCACTTTTGCAAAAACATATATGAAGTTAAATTGAGGATACATATGAAATGTAATGTTAGATGCCACAGATGTTTGATGACCATCGAAACTCATGGATTCCAGCAAAAACATAAGAAAGACAAACACAAGTGTAATGCAAAAGGAGCCTAAACAAGGGAAGTCTACGAATGAAATTCCATAACTAGTAACTTTCACCGGGTAAGCATGGACCAATCTACAAAAAACTAGGAGATAAAGGCAACAAGAACTTGAAAATCTAGGACTGATAGTAATTAGAACTGAAATGGACATCCAAGAAAAATTGCTAGTTCCCATTCATTAGTTCAATTGTGTGGCACTATAAAAATAAAGGTTCCTTCTTTAAAGTCTAATTACCTTGCATCCATTTTATGTGAAAGAGTACTAGGATAATGAAGCATGTGGGATAATGGTCGATCACCTTAATCCCACACCAAGTTGCTGGTTCATGGTCATGTTCACTCGCTCCTAAAACTAGCGCACTGGTTAATCTGGCCTTTAGTCTGATTCTGATACACTAGGTGTAAATCCTTTCCTATAATTAGGCACAAAAGGGTCTATACAGAAAGCTGAACTAGATGCAAAGCAGTGTATAGTATCCTGAAGCAAAATAGAGGAGAACTTATTTCCTTTGTTcttctgtcttttattttttcttctttaatctTCATGCATATTCCACTGTCGATGCTCTTGAATAAAGAACTGTATAACAACATAATTACATTTATTCCCATTACTAGAATGAAATCCAGTTGCAGTACTATGCTAGATAGCACAAGCGCATAAAATGGAAATGAATGAAGATTCCCATCATAGAGAAATCATTTAAGAACCCGTCAAAAACAAAAGTTAATAAGCTATAATCAACATAACCAGAAAAGGCAGTACATATTTACAAcaggaaataagaaataatgTAGCCACACCAGAATAACTTTACCTCTATTTTCAAGGTCCAATAACCTCATCCGCAGTTCTTCACCTGCCACagcaagagaaagagaagctTCTCCTAGTAATGGATCTCTACTCTCTGCTTGCTCCAGTATCTCTACACATAACCGATCCTTGGGAGTTGCTTTCCCTTTTTCTGTTGGCGTATAGTAATCCAAAGCCCTTGTAAGCCTCTTTGAAATCTGAAGTGCTTTTCTACCATCTGAGGTAAGTTCAGTTGGTTGGGCTCCCTTTGTTAGAAGAGAAGCTATAATTTGTGGTTCTCTTCGCAGTGCAGCAACATGCAGCAGAGTGTAACCCCTTAGATTCCTTTGGTTAACATCAGCAATTCCAAGATCAAGAAGTTCAGTGGTGGTTTTTGGATTGCAATATGCAACAGCATAATGGAGTGCGTATGCGTCACCCAGACTAGTATGCCCCTCTTTCAGAAGCATCCCGACTAACTCCACATCATCTGAATCAATGGCCCTATGTATTCTTTTCACATGTTTATCAGGGAAACCATTGGTTTCAGGCCCATCCAAGCCTAGTTCCTTGCGCAAATCAAGAATTTGTTTGACAATATGTTGGGGCAAGGTTCTATCAAGAGTTATGACATCAACCTCAGACCTGGCAATATTCTCAATGCACCTTGCAAGCAATCTCTCGCATGCTTTACCACAGATATTTGCAAGAGATAAAACCACTAAAGTGTCATCAGCTGAAACCTTGTCAAGAATATATAATAGGTGCCTCTGCAAGGAAAAACAAGagaatagaaaaagaagaaaaggcaatcagaaaagaaacagtGAAGATGTAAATACTGCAGCAAAAGTAGATCTCTATGCAAGTTTCAGCTAGATCCAGTTAGTTCTCATCAAACTGATTCTTGTTCCAATAACCCCATAGTCAACAATTGTCTTATGATACAGAGACACAATTTAA
The sequence above is a segment of the Diospyros lotus cultivar Yz01 chromosome 7, ASM1463336v1, whole genome shotgun sequence genome. Coding sequences within it:
- the LOC127806486 gene encoding BTB/POZ domain and ankyrin repeat-containing protein NPR1-like → MDNRTAFSDSNDTSGGSSSMCCVVHSESLSLEPPPSPELAALRRFSENLESILESSSPESDFADARIAVSGGREIAVHRCILSARSAFFKDAFCGTERGVSLELKQLAKDFDVSFKALVSVLAYLYSGKVRALPEGVCVCVDDECSHEACRPAVDFMVELLYVASTFQISELVSLYKRHLLYILDKVSADDTLVVLSLANICGKACERLLARCIENIARSEVDVITLDRTLPQHIVKQILDLRKELGLDGPETNGFPDKHVKRIHRAIDSDDVELVGMLLKEGHTSLGDAYALHYAVAYCNPKTTTELLDLGIADVNQRNLRGYTLLHVAALRREPQIIASLLTKGAQPTELTSDGRKALQISKRLTRALDYYTPTEKGKATPKDRLCVEILEQAESRDPLLGEASLSLAVAGEELRMRLLDLENRVGIARLLFPLEAKVAMEIARVDGTSEFPLASMNAKNGITGTQRTTVDLTEAPFKIKEEHLNRLQALSKTVQLGKQFFPRCSEVLNEIMDADDLSELASLKNETPEERERKKQRYMELQGVLAQAFHEDNEEIDRPGNIFSPSSSASKKVGKANGKRVFPKNDGTLKIPKRHRLV